From Paenibacillus sp. PK3_47, the proteins below share one genomic window:
- a CDS encoding Fe-Mn family superoxide dismutase codes for MLYVYGPLLPARILEEIIFWKTQEKEHTEVIKAIIPNLEPSYVKLLNEWAVVFGATEQASRGLLEASLDPGFAGHMELAAETEQLLQVVCAQSREFIRQLYAIRESSAQAASQPLAGVVLLHIIRESEYFLAVLGALSAPGQVSGLMREAETEHNDSRVITIRDSSLPAEEQWTVREEALDTVREPGSVPVGGHTLPPLPYAYNALEPYIDEKTMVIHHDKHHKSYVDGLNKAEVKLAEARKNNDFDLVKHWERELAFNGAGHYLHTIFWNIMSPQGGGRPTGALLDGIEHSFGSYDAFKAQFTEAANKVEGSGWAILVWSPRSRRLEILTAEKHQNLSQWDVVPLLALDVWEHAYYLKHQNNRADYIKDWWKVVNWPYVSERYAAARRLVWQPF; via the coding sequence ATGCTGTATGTATACGGACCGCTGCTGCCGGCGCGCATCTTGGAGGAAATCATATTCTGGAAGACCCAGGAGAAGGAGCATACCGAGGTGATCAAGGCCATTATTCCGAACCTTGAACCCTCTTATGTCAAGCTGCTGAATGAGTGGGCAGTCGTCTTTGGCGCTACAGAGCAGGCGTCCAGGGGGCTGCTGGAGGCTTCACTTGATCCGGGATTTGCCGGACATATGGAACTTGCCGCCGAGACAGAACAGCTGCTTCAGGTTGTCTGCGCCCAGTCACGGGAATTCATCCGCCAGCTGTATGCAATCCGCGAATCCAGCGCGCAAGCAGCCTCACAGCCGCTTGCCGGCGTTGTACTGCTGCATATTATCCGGGAATCGGAATATTTCCTCGCAGTGCTGGGAGCGCTCAGTGCGCCCGGGCAGGTTTCCGGGCTGATGCGGGAAGCTGAAACCGAGCATAACGATTCCCGGGTCATCACGATCAGAGACAGCAGCTTACCTGCTGAGGAGCAGTGGACCGTCCGGGAAGAGGCGCTGGATACAGTGCGGGAGCCCGGCTCCGTCCCGGTCGGCGGGCATACACTGCCTCCGCTGCCATATGCCTATAATGCGCTTGAGCCTTACATCGATGAGAAAACAATGGTTATCCACCACGATAAGCATCACAAAAGTTATGTAGACGGACTGAACAAAGCAGAGGTTAAGCTGGCCGAGGCGCGGAAGAACAACGATTTTGATCTGGTGAAGCATTGGGAGCGGGAGCTTGCTTTTAACGGGGCGGGCCATTACCTGCATACGATCTTCTGGAACATTATGTCCCCTCAGGGCGGGGGGCGCCCTACAGGAGCACTGCTGGACGGGATTGAGCACAGCTTCGGCAGCTATGATGCCTTCAAGGCCCAGTTCACTGAGGCAGCTAACAAAGTCGAGGGCAGCGGATGGGCGATTCTGGTCTGGAGCCCCCGCAGCCGCAGGCTGGAGATCCTGACCGCTGAGAAGCACCAGAACCTGTCGCAATGGGATGTCGTTCCGCTGCTGGCTCTGGATGTGTGGGAGCATGCCTACTACCTCAAGCACCAGAATAACCGGGCCGATTATATCAAAGACTGGTGGAAGGTCGTCAACTGGCCGTATGTATCCGAGCGGTATGCTGCGGCACGGAGGCTGGTCTGGCAGCCTTTTTAA
- a CDS encoding alpha/beta fold hydrolase, whose amino-acid sequence MDLATTRTGPPVSHEPDKHHPKSAPKLSLRMIGLKHIVVALLLSVFFFFVFCFIALHAYIAWVLSNPTVAPLYSNPTLAKGLEYEDVNFPAADGSRMMQGWYIPSEGSTKTIVFSHGYGANREEAWVPMYDLAHYAHSLNFNVVMFDYGFASQSNKDIATGGKKESQQLLGAIQLAKERGAKEIVVWGFSMGAGTALQAGLVTKDVDAMILDSTFLLEPDTLYHNIKQNIDLPRQPTLEIMELLFPVLNGTGLNQIPYAKVKAMDYPFPVLFMHGTKDDKAPYPIAEELAANQSNPYSDSWIIEDSHHELLFREHPREYLRRVSAFLGNVQLAMSESPENTQTANAD is encoded by the coding sequence ATGGATCTGGCTACAACACGCACTGGCCCGCCAGTCTCACACGAGCCTGACAAACATCATCCGAAAAGTGCCCCCAAGCTGTCACTGCGGATGATTGGCCTCAAACATATTGTCGTTGCTCTGCTGCTCTCGGTTTTTTTCTTTTTTGTTTTCTGTTTTATTGCGCTGCATGCCTATATTGCCTGGGTGCTGTCCAACCCTACGGTAGCTCCGCTCTACTCCAATCCCACGCTGGCAAAGGGGCTGGAATATGAGGATGTGAATTTTCCTGCAGCGGACGGCAGCCGGATGATGCAGGGCTGGTATATTCCTTCGGAAGGCTCCACCAAGACCATTGTCTTCAGTCACGGATATGGCGCGAACCGCGAAGAAGCCTGGGTACCGATGTACGATCTGGCGCATTATGCCCACAGCCTGAATTTCAATGTGGTCATGTTTGACTACGGCTTTGCCTCCCAGAGCAACAAGGACATCGCCACCGGAGGCAAAAAGGAATCCCAGCAGCTTCTCGGGGCCATTCAGCTGGCCAAGGAACGCGGCGCTAAGGAAATTGTCGTCTGGGGCTTCTCCATGGGCGCAGGTACCGCGCTTCAGGCAGGGCTTGTGACCAAGGATGTCGATGCGATGATTCTGGACAGCACTTTTCTGCTGGAGCCGGACACCCTATATCATAATATCAAGCAAAATATAGATCTTCCCCGCCAGCCTACCCTGGAAATCATGGAGCTGCTCTTCCCGGTGCTGAACGGCACAGGGCTGAACCAGATCCCTTATGCCAAGGTCAAGGCTATGGATTATCCGTTCCCGGTCCTGTTCATGCACGGCACGAAGGATGATAAAGCACCTTATCCGATTGCCGAGGAGCTGGCGGCGAACCAGAGTAATCCCTATTCTGATTCATGGATCATAGAGGACAGCCATCATGAGCTGCTGTTCCGCGAACATCCGCGTGAATATTTACGGCGGGTGTCCGCTTTTCTCGGCAATGTACAGCTGGCCATGAGCGAGAGCCCGGAGAATACACAGACCGCAAATGCGGACTAA
- a CDS encoding IclR family transcriptional regulator, translating to MEDRKLTVRAVERALDILLCFTKEDDLSLTEIAAKISLHKSTVHRLLTTLEEKGFLVRNEATDKYRLGIRIWELSAHLPTLDEPAALLLPAMERLRDRLGETVSLYLRDDLERVRIQAVQSRQAIRRVAQIGARLPLSVGASSKVLAAYAPQEVQTRLLADPSWPESVVRSQYLEQLKEVTRRGYATSFEEREPGAAAVAVPIVGRSGQVVAALSLSGPVSRLSRETLEEYAVILAENAAEMGLMMG from the coding sequence GTGGAAGATCGGAAGCTGACCGTACGTGCTGTAGAACGTGCGCTTGATATATTACTGTGCTTTACCAAGGAGGACGATCTGAGCCTGACAGAGATAGCCGCCAAGATCAGCCTGCATAAAAGTACGGTACACCGGCTGCTCACTACACTAGAGGAAAAGGGGTTCCTTGTGCGGAATGAAGCCACGGATAAATACCGGCTGGGTATCCGCATCTGGGAGCTGTCGGCGCATCTGCCGACTCTGGATGAGCCTGCAGCGCTGCTGCTTCCGGCTATGGAGCGGCTGAGAGACCGGCTCGGGGAGACGGTCAGCCTGTATCTCCGGGATGATCTGGAGCGTGTGCGCATCCAGGCTGTCCAGAGCCGGCAGGCCATCCGCCGGGTAGCGCAGATCGGCGCCAGGCTGCCGCTCTCTGTGGGCGCCTCCAGCAAGGTGCTGGCTGCCTATGCGCCGCAGGAGGTGCAGACACGGCTGCTGGCGGATCCATCCTGGCCGGAGTCCGTGGTCCGGAGCCAGTACCTGGAGCAGCTCAAGGAGGTTACGCGGCGCGGCTATGCCACCAGCTTTGAAGAACGTGAGCCGGGGGCTGCAGCCGTCGCTGTACCTATTGTCGGGCGCAGCGGCCAGGTGGTTGCTGCTCTGTCACTGTCCGGACCCGTCAGCCGTCTGTCACGGGAGACGCTGGAGGAGTATGCCGTGATTCTGGCGGAGAATGCCGCTGAAATGGGACTGATGATGGGTTAA
- a CDS encoding helix-turn-helix transcriptional regulator, giving the protein MDEIQQLQDTFGSVTGLAMVLTDQEGNLITCPTIPEILYQEILDSLPDMERKFRHCMWQLGTVSYPVVMDNWVPGLKYIVSPLVPVYGSMYCLWSGFYMEQDTKDMVLAALTAKMKNHPEFARLKSELEAMPELSGERIAEIRGKLDALSGIMRKLLAGWTSQPVPDRGGMMAGRLLSGLEGDSLNVHEVLQQMEGTLSGAELYAVAREERRKEGIRWLKEAARLLPQTSSVKELASRLLDVVMGLPFYPQSVFVFFQSSEDGENHYFSRGWAEENGIHYVKDLKSRYSPQAFMSSAIVNETVEQVLLECPLLFRNRFKGLLSVGFRSRNEAEEWQDYIEPFTGLGAAVLSLLERDELYREQSDLFLDNLRQYLQNVNAELHSLSLEAAHMAYDFARYVGMTAEEAEQVKRTALLSPFEMGILKEFGLFPDEASLLGQIDQLSSSYVATDRRVLALPAQVLVLVLQHIGGEVQIKEFRGAPPKWVDPSRYRPDSAVRSFIEGERLSAFQSFLQNGGQSKLLKEAVTTGRLLDNAALKAPKEEWGISPREEEVLELIVNGKTNKEIANILFISEHTVKNHLSRIFDKMNVTDRSQIIALVYKKILYSERIEI; this is encoded by the coding sequence ATGGACGAAATTCAACAGCTGCAAGATACATTTGGATCTGTTACAGGATTGGCTATGGTGTTAACGGACCAGGAAGGTAACCTCATTACCTGCCCGACAATTCCCGAGATTCTATATCAGGAAATCCTGGATTCATTGCCGGATATGGAACGGAAGTTTAGGCATTGTATGTGGCAGCTGGGTACAGTATCTTACCCAGTTGTCATGGACAACTGGGTTCCCGGCTTAAAATATATAGTCAGCCCGCTGGTACCCGTATATGGAAGCATGTATTGCCTGTGGTCTGGCTTCTATATGGAGCAGGATACGAAGGATATGGTACTTGCCGCCTTAACTGCAAAAATGAAAAATCATCCGGAATTTGCTCGGCTGAAATCAGAGCTGGAGGCCATGCCTGAGCTAAGCGGGGAGCGGATCGCAGAAATCAGGGGAAAGCTGGATGCTCTCAGCGGTATAATGCGTAAGCTGCTGGCAGGCTGGACTTCCCAGCCCGTGCCGGATAGAGGCGGGATGATGGCCGGCCGGCTTCTTTCCGGTCTGGAAGGGGACTCCCTGAACGTTCATGAGGTGCTGCAGCAAATGGAGGGAACCTTGTCAGGAGCGGAGCTGTATGCCGTTGCCCGGGAGGAACGCCGTAAAGAAGGAATCCGCTGGCTGAAGGAAGCTGCCCGGCTTCTGCCGCAGACGTCCTCGGTGAAGGAGCTGGCGTCCCGGCTGCTGGATGTGGTCATGGGCCTGCCCTTCTATCCGCAGTCCGTATTTGTCTTTTTTCAGAGCAGTGAAGACGGAGAGAACCATTACTTCTCCAGGGGGTGGGCAGAGGAAAACGGCATCCATTACGTAAAAGATCTGAAATCACGCTACTCACCGCAAGCCTTTATGTCCTCGGCTATTGTCAATGAGACTGTTGAGCAGGTTTTGCTTGAGTGTCCCCTGTTGTTCAGGAACCGGTTCAAAGGTCTGCTCTCCGTCGGATTCAGGAGCAGAAATGAAGCGGAGGAGTGGCAGGATTACATTGAACCGTTCACAGGGCTGGGAGCTGCAGTGTTAAGCCTGCTTGAAAGAGATGAGCTCTACCGGGAGCAGTCGGATTTGTTCCTGGATAATCTCCGCCAGTATCTGCAGAATGTGAATGCAGAGCTGCACAGCCTGTCGCTGGAAGCTGCTCATATGGCATATGATTTTGCACGCTATGTTGGAATGACTGCGGAAGAGGCTGAACAGGTGAAGAGGACAGCCCTGCTGTCTCCTTTTGAGATGGGAATCCTGAAGGAATTCGGACTTTTCCCTGATGAAGCTTCACTGTTAGGGCAAATCGACCAGTTGTCTTCTTCTTATGTGGCAACAGACAGGCGCGTATTGGCCTTGCCTGCACAAGTGCTTGTACTGGTATTGCAGCATATCGGCGGGGAAGTACAGATAAAGGAGTTCAGAGGCGCTCCGCCCAAATGGGTCGATCCTTCCAGATATCGTCCGGATTCCGCAGTAAGGAGCTTCATTGAGGGGGAACGGCTTTCCGCCTTCCAGTCCTTTTTGCAGAACGGAGGACAATCCAAGTTGTTAAAGGAAGCGGTTACAACCGGGCGGCTGCTGGATAATGCTGCACTTAAGGCCCCCAAGGAGGAGTGGGGAATCTCGCCGCGGGAAGAAGAAGTGCTTGAGCTGATCGTCAACGGGAAGACCAACAAGGAGATTGCCAATATTCTGTTTATCAGTGAGCATACTGTGAAAAACCATTTGAGCCGGATTTTCGATAAAATGAATGTGACGGACCGCTCGCAGATTATAGCTCTTGTCTACAAAAAAATTCTGTACTCTGAACGTATTGAAATTTGA
- the acnA gene encoding aconitate hydratase AcnA, with the protein MPSKDHFSLARNLESGGKTYRYYHLNSLEEQGVGNISSLPFSIKVLLEAAVRQYDGRAITEDHVKQLAGWAGGIDRNKEIPFIPARIVLQDFTGVPVVVDLAAMRDTVKKAGGDPKKINPLVPVDLVIDHSVMVDAFGTADALEYNMNVEFERNEERYRFLRWAQTAFNNFRAVPPATGIVHQVNLEYLASVAATKTTDGETVVYPDSLVGTDSHTTMINGLGVVGWGVGGIEAEAGMLGQPLYFVTPDVVGFKLTGSLIEGATATDLALTVTEMLRKKGVVGKFVEFYGPGLANISLADRATVANMAPEYGATIGFFPVDDETLAYLRSTGRPDELVELVGDYYKAQGMFRTADTPDPQFSDVIELDLASVVPSLAGPKRPQDRVELTHMKENFEGIIRTPVDKGGYGLSDEKIAEVVEIQHKNGTSSKLSTGAVVIAAITSCTNTSNPSVMLGAGLLAKKAVERGLTKPGYVKSSLTPGSLVVTEYLQKADLLKPLESLGFYIAGYGCATCIGNSGPLPDEVSQAIADNDMTVAAVISGNRNFEGRVHAQVKANYLASPPLVVAYALAGTVNIDLQTEPLGYDPQGEPVFLKDIWPTSAEIRDAINLSLSPEMFRRKYENVFTANERWNSIPVPEGELYEWDDNSTYIQNPPFFENLADGVGDIKDISDARVLALLGDSVTTDHISPAGNITTTGPAGEYLRSHGVERADFNSYGSRRGNHEVMMRGTFANIRIRNAVAPGTEGGVTTFLPSEEVMSIYDASMLYQQAGQNLVVIAGKEYGTGSSRDWAAKGTLLLGVKAVIAESFERIHRSNLVGMGVLPLQFQEGHGWSSLGLTGREVFNITGLDNYVLPGQELTVTATREDGTQFEFPVIARLDSTVDIDYYRNGGILQTVLRQMLADATSSENALPVE; encoded by the coding sequence ATGCCAAGCAAGGACCATTTTTCCCTGGCCCGTAACCTGGAGTCAGGCGGCAAAACCTATCGCTACTATCATCTTAATTCTCTTGAAGAACAAGGAGTAGGCAACATCTCCTCCCTGCCGTTTTCTATCAAAGTACTGCTGGAGGCGGCTGTCCGCCAGTATGACGGACGGGCGATTACTGAAGACCATGTCAAGCAGCTGGCCGGTTGGGCAGGCGGTATTGACCGTAATAAAGAAATTCCTTTTATCCCGGCCCGGATCGTGCTGCAGGATTTCACCGGCGTTCCAGTCGTTGTTGATCTTGCCGCAATGCGCGATACTGTAAAGAAAGCCGGAGGAGATCCGAAGAAGATTAACCCGCTGGTGCCGGTGGACCTGGTTATCGACCACTCTGTTATGGTTGATGCGTTCGGTACGGCCGATGCGCTTGAATATAACATGAACGTTGAGTTTGAACGTAACGAAGAGCGCTACCGCTTCCTGCGCTGGGCGCAGACAGCCTTCAATAACTTCCGTGCAGTTCCGCCTGCAACAGGCATCGTGCACCAGGTTAACCTGGAGTATCTGGCTTCTGTTGCGGCAACCAAGACCACGGACGGCGAAACCGTGGTGTATCCGGATTCCCTCGTCGGAACCGACTCCCACACCACCATGATCAACGGTCTCGGCGTTGTCGGCTGGGGCGTGGGCGGGATCGAAGCGGAAGCCGGAATGCTGGGCCAGCCGCTGTATTTTGTTACCCCGGATGTGGTGGGCTTCAAGCTTACCGGCAGTCTGATTGAAGGTGCAACGGCTACCGACCTCGCACTGACCGTAACTGAGATGCTGCGCAAGAAAGGCGTTGTCGGAAAATTCGTGGAATTCTACGGACCGGGCCTTGCCAACATCAGTCTGGCAGACCGTGCAACTGTAGCCAATATGGCACCGGAATACGGGGCAACCATCGGCTTCTTCCCTGTTGACGACGAAACGCTGGCCTATCTGCGCAGCACCGGCCGTCCGGATGAGCTTGTAGAGCTGGTTGGCGACTATTACAAAGCTCAGGGAATGTTCCGTACAGCGGACACACCTGATCCGCAGTTCAGCGATGTGATCGAGCTTGATCTTGCTTCTGTTGTGCCGAGCCTTGCCGGACCGAAGCGTCCTCAGGACCGTGTAGAACTGACGCATATGAAAGAAAACTTTGAAGGCATTATCCGTACGCCTGTAGACAAGGGCGGCTACGGCCTCAGCGATGAGAAGATTGCTGAAGTTGTAGAAATCCAGCATAAGAACGGCACTTCCAGCAAGCTCAGCACGGGAGCGGTTGTAATCGCGGCTATTACAAGCTGTACGAACACCTCCAACCCGAGCGTTATGCTTGGAGCCGGCCTGCTGGCCAAGAAAGCCGTGGAACGCGGCCTCACCAAACCGGGCTATGTGAAGAGCAGTCTGACACCAGGATCGCTGGTTGTTACAGAATATCTGCAGAAGGCAGACCTGCTGAAGCCGCTGGAATCCCTTGGCTTCTATATCGCTGGTTACGGATGCGCCACCTGTATCGGTAACTCCGGCCCGCTGCCGGATGAAGTCAGCCAGGCGATCGCAGACAATGATATGACAGTAGCTGCTGTAATCTCAGGCAACCGGAACTTTGAGGGCCGTGTACATGCCCAGGTCAAAGCCAACTACCTGGCTTCCCCGCCGCTTGTCGTTGCCTATGCGCTGGCTGGTACAGTTAACATTGATCTGCAGACGGAGCCGCTGGGATATGATCCGCAAGGGGAGCCTGTATTCCTGAAGGATATCTGGCCGACGTCCGCTGAAATCCGTGACGCAATTAACCTCTCCCTGAGTCCGGAAATGTTCCGCCGCAAATATGAGAATGTATTTACGGCCAATGAACGCTGGAATTCAATTCCTGTACCGGAAGGCGAGCTGTATGAGTGGGATGACAACTCCACTTACATCCAGAATCCGCCGTTCTTCGAGAATCTGGCTGATGGTGTCGGTGATATCAAGGATATCAGTGATGCACGCGTACTCGCGCTGCTTGGCGATTCCGTAACTACGGACCACATCTCGCCTGCAGGCAACATTACGACCACGGGTCCTGCCGGGGAATATCTCCGCAGCCACGGTGTGGAACGCGCAGACTTCAACTCCTACGGCTCACGCCGCGGTAACCATGAAGTCATGATGCGCGGTACATTCGCCAACATCCGGATCCGTAACGCGGTAGCTCCGGGGACAGAAGGCGGGGTAACGACCTTCCTGCCGAGCGAAGAGGTCATGTCTATCTATGACGCTTCGATGCTGTACCAGCAGGCGGGACAGAACCTGGTTGTTATTGCCGGTAAGGAGTACGGTACAGGCAGCTCGCGTGACTGGGCGGCCAAGGGCACGCTGCTGCTCGGAGTCAAGGCTGTTATCGCCGAAAGCTTCGAACGGATCCACCGCAGCAATCTCGTCGGCATGGGCGTTCTGCCGCTGCAATTCCAGGAAGGCCATGGCTGGAGCAGCCTGGGACTGACTGGACGCGAGGTATTTAATATCACGGGACTCGATAACTATGTCCTGCCTGGCCAGGAGCTCACTGTCACTGCTACCCGCGAAGACGGTACACAGTTCGAATTCCCGGTTATTGCCCGGCTTGACAGCACCGTCGACATTGATTACTACCGTAACGGCGGTATTCTGCAGACTGTGCTCCGCCAGATGCTGGCTGATGCCACTTCTTCGGAGAATGCACTGCCGGTAGAATAA
- a CDS encoding amidase domain-containing protein translates to MEQEWKKSLYVYVDQLNRGRVAPGSEPRRTAVRDPHFLLEQGERSRRIGQWYSRRGITPLRGETGVRTLRTLRQNPGEVIADVALHSAFYYEKGGMTHREDLIQSERLTFVQEADGWGIIHVERSVPERNSLRRTTEAEPALRLSKWGEALPVPQPSQPLLNRRIIRGAAGSREVRYRREEAAAYADRWWKDGNPEFEIFEVDCTNYVSQCLFAGGAPINYTGKRETGWWYKGYNGAREWWSYSWAVSDSLQRYLSGYHSSGLRAEAVERPEQLMLGDIIFYDWDGNGHYQHSTIVTAFDAGGMPLVNARTVSSKHRYWDYRDSYAWTDRTAYRFFHINDYL, encoded by the coding sequence ATGGAGCAGGAGTGGAAAAAAAGTCTCTACGTGTATGTGGATCAATTGAACAGGGGGCGGGTTGCACCGGGATCGGAGCCGCGTCGTACGGCTGTCAGGGATCCGCATTTTCTGCTGGAGCAGGGGGAGCGTTCCCGCCGGATCGGGCAATGGTACAGCCGGAGGGGGATCACGCCGCTGCGCGGGGAGACGGGAGTGAGAACACTGCGTACGCTCAGGCAGAATCCCGGCGAGGTCATTGCAGACGTGGCCCTGCACAGCGCATTTTATTATGAAAAAGGCGGAATGACCCACCGTGAGGATCTGATTCAGTCCGAGCGTCTGACTTTTGTGCAGGAGGCGGACGGATGGGGAATTATTCATGTGGAGCGCAGTGTGCCCGAAAGAAACTCTCTGCGCAGGACCACAGAGGCGGAGCCTGCCCTCAGGCTGTCGAAATGGGGCGAGGCACTGCCTGTGCCGCAGCCTTCGCAGCCGCTGCTTAACCGCAGAATTATCCGCGGGGCGGCAGGCTCAAGAGAGGTGCGCTACCGCCGGGAGGAAGCTGCAGCCTATGCGGACCGGTGGTGGAAGGACGGGAATCCGGAGTTTGAGATTTTTGAGGTGGATTGTACAAATTATGTATCCCAATGTCTCTTTGCAGGGGGAGCACCGATCAACTATACTGGTAAAAGAGAAACGGGTTGGTGGTATAAGGGCTACAACGGGGCCCGGGAATGGTGGAGCTACAGCTGGGCTGTATCAGACAGCCTGCAGCGGTATTTAAGCGGCTACCACAGCAGCGGACTGCGTGCGGAAGCCGTGGAGCGGCCGGAGCAGCTGATGCTGGGGGACATCATTTTTTATGACTGGGACGGCAACGGGCATTACCAGCACAGCACGATTGTCACTGCTTTTGACGCCGGCGGCATGCCGCTGGTCAACGCGCGGACGGTCAGCAGCAAACACCGCTATTGGGATTACCGCGATTCCTATGCTTGGACCGACAGGACGGCCTACCGTTTTTTTCACATTAACGACTACTTATAA
- a CDS encoding D-alanine--D-alanine ligase — MGNAKLTVGLVYGGKSGEHEVSLQTAFAVMNAFDYDKYEIIPFYISKQGLWKTGSRLTAPYSGIEQLRLDGASGDTGTALSTIFSGLSGGEKSIDVMFPLLHGTFGEDGTIQGLFEMANIPYIGAGVLASSAGMDKVIMKKLFGAAGLEQCKYCYFSAGAWKRKSHELIFGVEDRLGYPVFVKPANLGSSVGISKASDKEGLIRAVELAFRFDTKVIIEEFVDAREVEVAVLGNEEPEASVPGEIVSSGEYYDYAAKYTDGKSQMMIPAAVDPEVADRLREAAITAFRAIEGSGITRADFFLRKSDGKILINEVNTMPGFTPYSMYPLLWRETGVSYQVLLDRMIELALERYAFKQGLKYDNE, encoded by the coding sequence ATGGGGAATGCAAAATTAACCGTAGGACTGGTGTACGGCGGCAAGTCCGGAGAGCATGAGGTATCGCTGCAGACGGCTTTTGCGGTTATGAACGCTTTTGACTACGATAAATATGAGATAATTCCGTTTTATATTTCCAAACAGGGACTGTGGAAGACAGGCAGCAGACTGACGGCTCCTTACAGCGGCATTGAACAGCTTAGACTGGACGGGGCTTCCGGTGATACCGGTACTGCGCTAAGTACAATTTTCAGCGGCCTGTCCGGCGGAGAGAAAAGCATCGACGTCATGTTCCCGCTGCTGCACGGTACCTTCGGAGAGGATGGAACGATCCAGGGGCTTTTTGAAATGGCTAATATCCCGTATATCGGTGCCGGAGTGCTGGCTTCATCGGCAGGCATGGATAAGGTGATCATGAAGAAGCTGTTCGGAGCAGCCGGACTGGAGCAGTGCAAATATTGCTACTTCAGTGCAGGCGCCTGGAAACGCAAAAGCCATGAGCTGATTTTTGGTGTGGAAGACAGACTGGGATATCCCGTGTTCGTCAAGCCGGCCAATCTGGGCTCCAGTGTAGGCATTTCCAAAGCCAGCGACAAAGAAGGTCTTATCAGGGCTGTAGAGCTTGCCTTCCGTTTTGATACCAAGGTGATTATTGAAGAATTCGTGGATGCCCGTGAAGTGGAGGTTGCGGTGCTTGGAAATGAGGAGCCTGAAGCCTCCGTTCCGGGTGAAATTGTCTCTTCCGGTGAATATTATGACTATGCTGCAAAATACACGGACGGCAAATCGCAGATGATGATCCCGGCCGCGGTAGATCCCGAGGTGGCAGACCGCCTGCGCGAAGCAGCCATTACCGCTTTCCGGGCGATTGAGGGCAGCGGGATTACCCGGGCAGACTTTTTCCTGCGGAAATCCGACGGCAAAATTCTGATTAATGAAGTGAACACGATGCCCGGCTTCACGCCTTACAGCATGTATCCGCTGCTGTGGCGCGAGACAGGCGTATCTTATCAGGTGCTGCTGGACCGTATGATCGAACTGGCGCTGGAGCGTTATGCGTTCAAGCAGGGCCTTAAGTACGACAACGAATAA
- the uvsE gene encoding UV DNA damage repair endonuclease UvsE, giving the protein MIVRFGYVAMSTVIKDCSPSKTMTMASFTKLNDREAGLRKLESIAKMNLHNTLRLLKHNVGSDIEVYRMTSKLVPLGTHPDLQDWDPFAALAGEFAEVGDYVKKHGLRVSFHPDHFTVLSTPRPEVLASSVRDLQHHTDMLMAMGLPATAKNNIHIGGAYGDKPVAAARFKEHFAALPAELQERITLENDDKTFNALETLEVSRSLGLPMVLDIHHQWVNNEGELPWEIWPEIQQTWKSPLALKDVQAGEHLPPKIHVSSPRSPSDPRSHADGVEPAPLLAFLKRIAADTPAVDVMIEAKLKDGALFDLMAALKELAEAGNGITILDGASINVEP; this is encoded by the coding sequence ATGATTGTCCGCTTCGGGTATGTTGCCATGTCCACCGTCATCAAAGACTGCTCGCCATCCAAGACCATGACGATGGCGAGCTTCACCAAGCTGAATGACCGCGAAGCCGGACTTCGGAAGCTGGAATCCATAGCGAAGATGAATCTGCATAATACGCTGCGCCTGCTGAAGCATAACGTCGGATCGGATATTGAAGTTTACCGTATGACCTCGAAGCTGGTCCCGCTCGGAACGCATCCTGACCTGCAGGACTGGGATCCTTTCGCGGCACTGGCCGGGGAGTTTGCCGAGGTAGGGGATTATGTGAAGAAGCATGGGCTGCGTGTGTCCTTTCATCCCGATCATTTTACAGTGCTGAGCACACCCCGTCCCGAGGTGCTGGCAAGCTCGGTCCGCGACTTGCAGCATCATACGGACATGCTGATGGCCATGGGGCTGCCGGCCACCGCCAAGAACAATATCCATATCGGCGGAGCCTATGGGGACAAGCCCGTCGCGGCAGCCCGGTTCAAGGAGCACTTCGCCGCACTGCCCGCAGAGCTTCAGGAGCGGATTACGCTGGAGAACGATGACAAGACGTTCAACGCACTGGAGACGCTGGAGGTCAGCCGCAGTCTGGGTCTGCCCATGGTTCTGGACATTCACCATCAGTGGGTGAACAATGAAGGCGAGCTGCCCTGGGAGATCTGGCCTGAGATTCAGCAGACCTGGAAAAGTCCGCTGGCTCTGAAGGATGTACAAGCAGGGGAGCATCTGCCTCCTAAGATTCATGTGTCCAGCCCGCGCAGCCCATCCGATCCGCGCAGCCATGCTGATGGTGTGGAGCCGGCGCCTTTGCTAGCTTTTCTGAAGCGGATCGCTGCTGACACTCCCGCTGTGGATGTCATGATTGAAGCGAAGCTGAAGGACGGGGCGCTGTTTGACCTGATGGCAGCGCTGAAGGAGCTGGCGGAGGCCGGCAACGGCATTACGATCCTGGACGGAGCCAGCATTAATGTAGAGCCGTAA